DNA sequence from the Malus sylvestris chromosome 10, drMalSylv7.2, whole genome shotgun sequence genome:
GTAGCTTTAATTTTttcactttttgcatcacttacccttatggttgctcacctcacggtgatggctagcatgcttcgacctttccaagtcggggtgtgtcaaagaATCTGACAACTCTCTAGTCTGGTAGTAttattaggccatctccaaccgaatagTCCAAAGGGTCAgaaggccgaaaatagcccaaaAACCATCTCTAactgagggctaggccagaagGTTGTGGAATCTGAGAATGCCCCACGACATTGGAAAGGGCTAGCCAGAAAAAATGGAAATCCTGTTGATTCTAATCGacaggaatgctttgaattatttttttaactgttttattaatttttttatttacaatttttttcctacaacttctatttttcatatatttttttttaaattctattttgttcctataacttttattttacaaaagaCTACAAAAATCTTTATTCACGAGAGAACCGCCCATAATTACAAAAAACTACAAAAATCTTTAttaatctaaactacatattaatgaaacccttttgtcaaccaaaagatgatgaaaagatatttttgtcttctatcacaaaaaaaaagttaaggaCAATAacgcaattaaacaaaataaattttttctttttttgtttatgcTTCACCTACAAATGATTTTATCATTTctaatttgaaaaattaaaaaatgaaaaacaaatctctctccctttctcctcACTCTCACGTTCTCTCTCACCCTAttcctctctccttcaattttaaaaacaaaagtaaaaaatttcacACTTTGCGTGTGGGCATATACTAGTCACAATAATAAACTCTTTTTTATAACGacccatattaaaataaaagttaGATCATAAAAGTAAACATGACAGAGGCAATTGAAGACGTCCAAAGCAAACTAGTTCAAGTGTGTCGTCGGCTCCCAAGAGGACTCTTAACCAAGCTGGGAATGCCTTCcaaaagagaaagggagagagaacaGAAGAAGATTAGAATTATAGTTTTCTGGACTCTTAAAACAGAAGATGAATCCTcgagagaaaaggagaaaaaccaGAGAACCAGGGCCCAAGGCAATCACATACCTTGCACCACCCTTAGAAACTTATTACTGATATATGCTTGAAGATGATAAGTATTTCATGTTGAAACTGATTACACTGGTTGGACATTTACTTTTATGTTGGTTCATGATAAATATTTCATGCCCCGTTTGATAAGTATTTCATTTTAGTTttgcttttcatttttcttcaaaGACACAGGGAATGTATATGGAGGAAAGAGGAACCAAGTGGGGTGGATAAAGGGTGGAGGAAGgaagaaatgaaggagaaagtaAGCTGAAACAAAAGAGTTCAAATTAATGTAAAACTGAGATGTGCATTCCTTCGTCTAAAGATGATAAGCTTCTAAATAACAGAAACCTATCGGGTTTTGGCATAACATCGCTTTTCTTATTCGAACCAACCTGGGGAAAGGTTTGAACCTAAAATGATCGAAAAACATGCTTACAAGGATATGAAACCGTCTTCAACTACGCTGTCGATGGTGCAGTCCCACCATTTGCATAGACAGGGTGAAGCATGTGACCTTCCTTGGGCACGATATGCACCCACTTGCGTCCGCTGAGCTTGTGGTGTTCAAACTTAACAGAGCCTTCTTTCAGAGCAAAAAGGGTGTGATCCTTCCCTAAACCAACATAATTTCCAGGATGAAAACGGGTGCCTCTTTGGCGAACAATGATGTTTCCAGGTATCACTCTCTGCAACATAAACAGAATAACAACGTTACAGTGATTCCAACGGAAGAATTAGACAAGCTATAACGAACTGTCcattatgtttttttatacACAACAGACTCTCACCTCTCCGCCAAATTTCTTCACTCCAAGAAATTTGGGATTTGAATCTCGACCATTTTTGGTGGATCCAGCAGATTTTTTAGTAGCCCAGCGCCGAAAGGTCAAACTCAATCCTTCCGCTGTGACATCTATAATTAGCACATCAAGCAAAACATCAGAACTTCGAAGCAGAAACACAACATAATCATGCTACATTCTAGCACAACTCAGTCAGTGATATTGAACTCGTACCGGAAGCACTGCTGTATACGGGAGTATTCGTAACAATGTTCTTAAGACCCAACCTACTGCATATTGATGTTGCAAAATTCATCGTCTTTTTTTTCCGGAAAGATGGGTAAAACCCTGAAAGAAAATCACCACAGAATACTCGAGCTGTGAAACCAAATCATTTCAGTTCACCAACATCAATGAGAACCCTCACCTTATATCTATTTATACATAAGTTGCATATCGAAGTGTAATTTTTCCAAAATTGGGTTTGCATACGCtcaaaaaataacaaaacaacaacaaagccttatcccactaagtggggtcggctatatgaatcgtagaacgtcattgcgctagGTTTTGTGTCATTTCTTCTACGAAAAGGCTTCAGATCACCTTAAATTCCAACAAAAATTGGGGAATTATTTCAAGAGTGAAATTGAAACTTCCACAACAGAAACCCAGTTACAAACAGTCAAGAAATGGAGATTCAGATAATCTAATTACCACATAAGCACCAGTCAGCGATCATGGAGCAATACCCAGAAAccaaaacatattaaaattgaaaaatatcagAAGAAGGTTAAGgctttattatttattaatattattgaGTGAGAAGCCAAACCTGAATTTTCTGGAGTGTGGAGCTAAAGCTTCCACTGGGTGAGCTTGAGATGCCACGAACGATGCGTAAGGGGAGACTGAAGAAGAAATGGTTTAGGGTTGGGTTAGTTGGGTAATGGGCTAACGGGCACGTCTGTATGTGGTCAATCTAGGGCCGGTTACCGAACCGAAAACCATGTCCCGATTCTCAATCCGAagttttcgggaatcccaatttcaagaccgatcccaaaccaaattttcgggaatcccaaaatagttttgggcttttgggctaaTCTCAAAATGAGAGTACATGTCAGAAGGTTTCCCATTAGGCCTAATCTCAAAATGTCGCTCAAACAAGAACTTCATATAAAAGCAAcagaaatatatcaatttgaacATCAGAATGATTAAACTCTGAGATGGAAGTACTAAAAAATCAGCATTAACTGAAGCATGCAAGTACACAATGGCTAGTAAAAACCATAGTTCACAGTTCACACAAACAAAGACTCCAACTTTGGACCTGAACGAGAGTTTGAAATGCTTCAAAGTGAAGAAAACAGATTTTCTTATTATATGTTCCACTTGAACTGGGATTCAATTGTGTCCATTAACCGCAACCACCAGCCGGCCCCTGCCaccctcttttttcttctttaaccACCTCATATGATATGCATTAACAACCAGCATTCTCGGGCAATCATAGTTTCTTTGGAACTGATAAAATCAAGTACCCACCTTTCGTTTCATGACGCAGTAAACAAAAAACCGGACTGCTAAAGAATTTATGAACCTCACTCACATTTCCCCTAATTTCCAGTACTACAAATGAACAACTTATTAAGTTACCATCACAAAACAAAACTACACAGACCAGATTAATCACCAAAATTTCTAATTCCAATCCGATCAATCAAACTAAGCAAAAATGTCGAAAtcacaaacaagcactcaatTTCCCAAAATAAAACCACATTTCTGAGCTAAATTCCAAATTTCATGGCCAATCTCAATCCCAAAACACAAATAaccattttcaatttcatttctttcaaaacgagaaaaaaactaaataaatcaaTTACCAAAACCAGCAATAAAAACGTTGGTGAAAAGAACACGCTCAGAGGGTAGAAacactaaaatttctaatactATCGTTCAGCCATTACATATCTTCTACCTCCATATCAGTTCCAAGTGCTAAATTTCACAAACTCTAATCTAgatttcacaaaccctaaattaattccaaaatttaCCTAATTTGGGGGAGAATCGGTGCACAGTGCACTGGAATCTGGATGAAGAATTCGAGAGAGATCAGAGAGGTGAGCAGCGCCGGTGGCCGTGGCTCTGCCTCTGTGCCGTGAAGGAAGGCTCCTCCACAGTGAGGGTCTGAGGGATGAGAAGTCGAGAGAGAGATCAGAGAGGTGAGACACTTGTGTGATGTGGGTGTGGCCGGATTTTCCGGTGAGGTTGTCTGAGGCGAGGTCGAGGATGGTGGTGAGGTTGTCTGAGGTGAGGTCGTCGAGTCGAGAAGTGACGGAGAGAGAGTGACTGAGTTGAGTTCTCTGAGGATTTGAACTTTGATTTGTATTcaacggttgagattaaatctcaattAAATCGGACGGTTGTTACaattccaaatatatatttaaaattaaataattttttttattccgaTTTGATTCGGGATCCGAACGAATGAAAGTGTGAGACCAATTTCCATACCAAAATTTCGAAATCAGTTCGATATTGGGTAccgaaatttttgggatttttggtttgGAATTTTTTGGGTTCGGGATCGGGATTTTATTGgaattttcggtttttttttttccaccctTAGGTCAAtccatttaattaaaaacactttttgcttctttttttttaataatatttggcTTTTTGTTCGAAGACATGGCATtatttgccacttagtactacggtttggtgatattttttttttttacttggaagtgagagatcttaggttcgaatctcgtggatgacgaatttaataccaaattaggttgctcattgtgtggcttagccgaactcttcctccccttagtgtaaaaatatgatgtATTCAAAAACAAACATAACATCATTTTACATATAAACTTTATAATTtgaacattttattttctttattactATTTAAAATTTTGTATGTAATTTGGAGACTATTCAGTCATTTAGATGAATTAATATTGTGAatatcacttattacataaatCGTTGATTTGTTGACATAAATAGATGGCAAAACAGTCTCATAATTAAATGAATTCACTAAATTTTCATCTATCGATCCCTACATCAGCTAAAATTTCTTCAGCAAActgaaatgaaaaaaactttCTACTGGGCAAGAAAAATATATTGCATTTTATTAACAATTACATCCCACACAACTCACAAGAATGTTTGTTAAGAGGAGATATTGAGTTTGAAGGATTGTTTGTTGTGTTGTTGAATAGAAAAATGGTCACTTCTTTCCTATTTCATCTTACCTACAATATCAACTCTTCTTTTTCTTAACTCAATTGATAAGAAAACATCCAAATTATTTGTCAACATTATGACATAGCCTTTTTTTCTCCCAAAAGGAAAGACGGTGGTGTTGCAAAACATTTCAGGTTTTTTCgagttttgttcttttggtCATCAGATAgtaaaaaatgaatgaaattactCACTTTGAAATTTAATATCACAAGTTGAGATTAAAGCATTCAAAACATATCTATATGCTCCATCCACTCATGATATCAAATTCAAAGTGGATGATCATGAATCCTTGATTACCAAGTGATCAAACGaataacacattttttttttttgtcgatcaaaagaacaagaccaTACAAATTAGAAAGCACATTCTTACACTATACTATCAGCCGATCAGCAATACAACAAAAGTTATCAATAGTAACTAACGTTAGTTGTACAGAATGAGGCGGATAGGTTTAAACTTATAGCAATAGTCGTCCCAAAATCCATTTGGACTTGTGAGATATCGGGTGAAGGTGAAGTAAGATTGGCATAGATGGGGTGGAACTTGGTGCCCCTCTGCCGAACTATGATGTTTCCAGGAGTCTCTCTGCAGCATAAACAGAACAGCCACCAAGTGATTTCAAGGGCAAGAATTCAACGACCAATATGAATCACCACTTTAACTTTTGGGCTTAATAAAAATTGACAATACTTGCCTCATTCTCGGAAAGGAGGAAAGTCATCATTCCCACTAACGTGGCACCGTCGATCCCACCGTAGAATAAGCATCTCTTTATCAGCGTCATCGATTCCTCTTTACttataaatgagaggtcttagaatctaaaaatcatattattgctaaccaATTGTGAGGCTTTAGCCCTCTCCCtcacccccttagtgtagacaATATTGTTGGAAGTTATTCCTTCCTTTCAAGTACGCTGGAAGttcttttaacaaacaataggataatttagattaaattcatctaaactaTGAAAATGGGGTTTGCACACTTGACCTCTGGTGCATGGATCAATGCTATTAACCAACTGAACTATAAAAGCCACTTATAAGTACTTTGGAAGTTCATTTTGTCTCAAACTCTTCAAGTCCATCTGCTTCTCCATAGTTTAGATTAGCAAGACATAACCTCGTTATTTAAAAATTTCTATGATTATAATGTGCTTTTGATTTGTTTCCTTTGTGTTTGATACTTTTAATGGTAGGAATGTGGTTTGTTGTTTAAGTTGAGGAACGAGGATAGTCCATTTTGTCCATTCAGGACTATGTCGTATTGTTCTtaccatttcattatttaggaATTCGAACTTGAAATCTCTTCCAACATCATTTGATTCCATAAAATCCATAGATAACGATTTTCTTATATCGTTCTCTGATTTTACCTATAAAATGACAACTAGGCATCCTCACAACAGCTAGCACTTTTCCTTTTGGTCGAACGCAAATGTTTTCAAGCCAAGTCCTGTCAAGCTTTCACACAAAAGTAGGGGCAAACCAATAAATTTCCAGTATCTTTGTATTTCGAATGAGCAAACTGCAGTACAACAAAATTCTTGCAACAGCTACAGAAAATGCTTATAATCCAAGGCGACAGATCGAGTTCTTCTTGATGAGACCAAGATCCACCTACAAAATAAGAGAACCGGGTGAAACCCAATTCAGATGAACGAAAAACTACAGAACAAATTGAAGAGCAAGACGTAAAGTGTTACCTTGTGTCCGAAAAGATCCCTGATGTTATCAATCCCATAGAGAATCATGGTCGGTCTGGCACAAATTAAaatccacaaaagaaaaaaaatcaattcagTGTAGAGTTAAGAGTGCTCTTCAGCAAACGAAAACAGTATCGACAAAGAATTTGTTCTTACCTTTCGAGGGAGAGGCCCCATGCAATAACACGAACATCTTCTGGGAGTCCCATAGGAAGCAGCATTTCAGGTCTAAACATGCCTGAATTTCCAATCTCTACCCATTTCCCCAGGCCTTCATGATAACTATTTGAGCAAAAAGGAAATTGTTTATCAGCTTTCAACTACAAACATGAAACAGCGTTTTCACCTTAACGAGAATAAACTCGCACCTGAAAATCTCCATGCTAGGCTCAGTATATGGGTTATAAGCCGGCTTGAAACGCAGTTTCGACATGCCTAAGAGTATAAGAATAGAAAGAAACAAGTTCCCATTATAGTAATAGTAATACCCAATCTCCAAAATAGCAATCACAAAAACCAAGACAGCAGCAAACTGCCAGCCAATATCTTACCCAGACGTGAGAAGAATTCTTTGAGTACTCCTAACAAGTCACCAAGAGCAAGCCCTCGATCACATACCAAACCTAAAACCAGAAGTAGAAATTCAGAGACGCAATTGATTAACACAAACCAACTTAACCTAGTTTCAATTACATCGATAGCCCAACACCACCAGTGCACGATGGATTTACAAAACTCCAAGTTATACTGAATGTTACTCCTTTCACTCTCATAGGTAGGGTGTTAAAGAACATCTGCTAGCctcaatataataaataaactGAATGCTACCTTCTATCTGGTGGAACTCTGCAAGATGTGTTCGATCTACTGCTTCATTTCTGAATACACGATCTATAGAGTAGTACTTTTTGGGCACAAATGGTTTCTGTGAACAATgcaaaagaaggaaaaacaaTTACAACTCTGGGCTGCTTGTGTGTGATTGTGTCAGCTTATGCAGGCACATGCAAAACGGAAAAACTAAAGGTGAAGCCTACATTAAAGACCTACAACTCCATAGGTAGACAGAAAATACGCCAAATAATTACTTAACAAATAGTTAGAAACACCTATTGGGGAAAAACTGAAGAAAATTCTTCAAAAACTTTTCAGAGCTGTATGTATGCTAATTAGACCTTGACTATgacaaaatttcaatttttaaatgtGTATTAATATGAGTACATACTAGTTAGCAAGCAAAATGTGATATTAATTGAAGCTGAATTACATTAAAAGAATCATGGTGCAAGAAAAATACCAAGACCAAAAAGGCATTGTAAGCAAATTAAACTTCACACCAACTCAGCATAAATTGAATacaaaggttacaggttgtgcCATTAAAAAGGAAAGGCGGAAGAAGGGGGAAATAAAGGGAATAAGAAGTTTCAAAGATTAGAATTTGAAGCTAACATAAAACAGAAATAATGAGTTGTCGATTGAAAGACACGAAGAGCATGTAGACAGTTAATTAAAAAAACGAACGCACCTGAGCTAGTGCGTACAGCATCCTGGAGGAAACAGCGGTTGTGTGAGTTCGCAGAAGATTTTTGTCTGCTTCCTCTCTTTTCCAATCATATCCATATCTGCCAAAAAGAGAGAACAGAAACATGTAGTTATATCAAATATTGTGGGAACATTAAAGGAAGTTAAAATGTCATACCCTCGGGATTGATAACCACCAGACTCATGAATCTGCTTCACCCGCTCAACGTAATCTTCGGGCAGTTGCTTGGTGGTTGAAGGAACTAAAAGCGAAAAAGCCAGCAAATTATCAGTTGGAAGAAAGATACACAAGCATTCAGGATAAAGCAAAAACGTCAAAGAGACCTTGTAGGAAAAATGTATCATGCGAATCACGAGCAGGGTGTTGCTGTGGCTGGAAAAGCGCATCAAAGTTCCAGAAGCTGCAAGTAAAGCAGAAACAAGCATTTTTCAGTATTTTACCATTAGTCATCATAAATAATGAGCTGTAAAACACTGAAATCCCACAGAAACAGTACAAATGGGAGAATTTCAAAAAGAAACTCTTccaataagagagagagagagagagagagagagttagagTTTTCACGTTAAAGTTATCACTCAAAGTGCTTTCCATATAGTCAAAAACATTCACTCACGTTAAAGTTATCACTCAAAGTGCTTTCCATATAGTCAAAAACATTCACTCAAATATCTACTTTATGGGAGGTTTTCGAAACCAATAGTTCAAGATAACCTGGAAATATCACTAAAATTTATTGTCACTCCAGCCAGATAATATAAATACCAATtattaataatccaattattaacatccacatcatttggtttacaaaatttggtttagaaatttggtctccctagcattaccctttagCAATATGGTTACTTGTGATCGACTAGACTGGGCTAGAAGTAGTGGCCCTATCATAACCTACAATTGACATTGGAATCATTAAAAGTAAGACAAGTTGGTAAAAATAAGAAGAGAGGCTACCTGCTCTCAACATAATTGTTTGTAGGCATCTCCTCAAACCTGCAGTAAGTACGAAACCCCATACATAAAGATAGACTTGTACATAGAGACATgtacatgtatatgtatatgtgagaGAACACATTATCAGCAAATATTAGACAAGAAACAGGTCTTACCCCATCTGCCTGAAAATACCCTTCAACTGATGTCGTACCTGAAAGTTGCGAAATTCACTTAGCAATTCTAACAGCTATTTTATACAAAACTGCTTCAAACTAAAAGTTGTAAAAGTTCTACGTATACTGTAGCACATAATGACATTTTGTAACCTAATCTTCCTCTTAGAAAGATATTTCTATGGTGTATGGCACCAAGCTCAAATTGAGCACCTGCAGACTTTGGCAGTATCATTTGAAAGTctcctaaaacaaaaaaaaaatagcatatCCACTTGCATCACTGATACTACTAATATACCAGCTTGCAGTAAACTACTGTAAGATGTTATTGTCTTTACTAGTGTTTCTCTTTAGAGGATACAAATCTAGAAAAATGGTTGCTAATGTTATCTGCTCTAAACTACCAAGTCAAAGAATGTGCTTTTATCTCAAAACTTCTACCAAGTCAAAGGATGTGTTTTTATCTCAAAATTTctgttttcacatttttttagaacCTCGTAACCCAAGAAATTAGCTTCTGAGGATAACACATTATACCAGTTTTATATTACTCAAAAAAGccacttctattaaaaaaatatggtggAAATATGTCCTTGCCTTGAGCAGTGGATGAAGATGACCACTTTCAATAGGCAGACCTTTAGCGCTGAAGTTATACTCTTTGAACTCTAGTTCCTTCCAATCACCCCTAATTACAGAAATAATCATTTAAATCTATCAGCAAAATAAACTGCATATAACAGCATTCATTGATGAGTGCATCACATAAtccaaaaagaaataaaaaacataaaggaaagCTTATTCATGTATAGTCAGTATAATATCCAGGGCCATATAAAAAGGGGAGTGTACAACAGTTAATAAATGCTAATTGAAATAGCAATggtattaaattattaattaaaacatGCACTGGATTTGAAGGCTCtggattgagagagagagagagagagagcgagagagagagagagagagagagagagagagagaaggatctTAGAAGAAGGCGCCAGAATTGAAAATCTTCGGGAAAGAATTCAGTTTTGTCTGCTCTGGGTATCTGTTTCCTCAGAGTTTAGAGAAATTTCGCTGTCCTTATTTTCGCTAGATTGGAAAACAGTTATTTTGTAGTTTGCCTTGTTTCTTAATCAGCTCTATGGAGCTGATTGTTTTTTTTCTGAgctgttatgttttgtttgctcGGTTTGGTCTTCTTGACCAAACTCTTTGCATCTTGTCTTAGTTTTGAACATAATTGTCTCCTCCTCAAAATAAAGtaaactaaaataaataaataaataaaatgcactATATAGCAAATACAAAAGATTGCTCATTCAGCTAAAGCAATATGACTGAAATGCTGAGCAACCAAAGGCCCACAATCATAATATAATTAACAATAAAAGCCAGAAATTTAATCTGACCAGAGAAAAAACAGTCACTAGAAATAGTTCTCATAAGTTTGCTAGTTATGAACTGACAAATCAAACTTGTGATTAAGAAAAGGGATATTATGTGGGACATTCTACCGAGCGCATGTAACTTGTAAAACTATTTACACATAATGCTCCTTTGCAAGTAATACTATTGATATATGAACATGATCTAAATTCCATCGGCCAAcacattagtttttttttttttcacatgatAGCCTATAGAAGGGCATGCCATTATGTCTCAGAAGGGAAAGGTAGAGCATAGCACTAGTTTTTAAACTATTAACCTCAAATACTCCAAAGCCCCACGTATACAAAAACATAACATGTAGATACATTTCAGATaccattgaaaaaacaaaattctagTTTGAATATGCCTGGGATACAAGAGGACATGCCCCTTTATTTGACAAGGATACTTCTGAGATATGTTTCTAATTTGGTGATTCCAAGTTAACCATGCTTCACAGAACTTTAGCACTATTGTTGCCAGAAATTCTGCCGATCAAGATCTATATTCATGGCTATTTGCAAGCACATATGTACCTTTGAAGATTCTCTCGAGTCAAATCTGTAGctactttctttctctttggaGCATAATTGGAGCCCTTTTTAACTGAGTAGCCCTTCCACGTTCTATAGCGCAAGAGAACATTTTTTTAGAAGATAGCGCAAGAGAACATAAAAATGATAACAATGAAAAAACTTATCTTCTTCAGTCAAAGAAATTTTATTGATACCCCTCGGCCTCAAAAGAGAACAAGGGAACTATAAAAGTAAAGGGtagaaaaaatatatgatgCTTACTGTGGAACAATAAGCTTTCTTGCTTTGAGAGCTTTAATTTCATCTTGGTTGATGGCCTGTAATCGCATATAacgaaaagaaaattcaaatgaGTTGCCAGTGAAAACATTAAACAAGAAAAGATACGATGTACCTAAGGATAGGAAGTGTGCATCAGATAAGCGGGAATAAggtattgaaaaataaaaataaaatccatcTCATTTTATTTCATGCATGATAATGTATATACACAGTACGCCCAGCTCATTTAAAGTACGAACAGGTCCCACAGCCACTTGAATATTTCACAAGACAGTGGTTTTCTAGTATGCTAAACCTGTTGCCCCCACCTCCTCATGTTTTGGTCAGGCCCCAGCACAACATAAAAGGTGAATATAGACAC
Encoded proteins:
- the LOC126587792 gene encoding uncharacterized protein LOC126587792 encodes the protein MNFATSICSRLGLKNIVTNTPVYSSASDVTAEGLSLTFRRWATKKSAGSTKNGRDSNPKFLGVKKFGGERVIPGNIIVRQRGTRFHPGNYVGLGKDHTLFALKEGSVKFEHHKLSGRKWVHIVPKEGHMLHPVYANGGTAPSTA
- the LOC126586975 gene encoding phenylalanine--tRNA ligase alpha subunit, cytoplasmic-like yields the protein MAEEAILGYLESKDEISDSGQFASERGLDHNEVVNVIKSLHGFRYVVAQDIKREMWMLTDEGNAYTVTGSPEVQLFLAIPPEGIPKEELQKKLDPSVFKIGSAQAAKRKWVEMGKQLVTRKIQHVEDEVKSLLLQIQDGQAINQDEIKALKARKLIVPQTWKGYSVKKGSNYAPKRKKVATDLTRENLQRGDWKELEFKEYNFSAKGLPIESGHLHPLFQVRHQLKGIFRQMGFEEMPTNNYVESSFWNFDALFQPQQHPARDSHDTFFLQVPSTTKQLPEDYVERVKQIHESGGYQSRGYGYDWKREEADKNLLRTHTTAVSSRMLYALAQKPFVPKKYYSIDRVFRNEAVDRTHLAEFHQIEGLVCDRGLALGDLLGVLKEFFSRLGMSKLRFKPAYNPYTEPSMEIFSYHEGLGKWVEIGNSGMFRPEMLLPMGLPEDVRVIAWGLSLERPTMILYGIDNIRDLFGHKVDLGLIKKNSICRLGL